A genomic window from Pseudocitrobacter corydidari includes:
- the moaC gene encoding cyclic pyranopterin monophosphate synthase MoaC gives MSQLTHINAAGEAHMVDVSAKAETVREARAEAFVTMLPETLSMIIDGSHHKGDVFATARIAGIQAAKRTWDLIPLCHPLMLSKVEVNLQAEPEHSRVRIETLCRLTGKTGVEMEALTAASVAALTIYDMCKAVQKDMVIGPVRLLAKSGGKSGDFRVDSDD, from the coding sequence ATGTCGCAACTGACCCATATCAACGCGGCGGGCGAAGCCCATATGGTGGATGTCTCCGCCAAGGCTGAAACCGTACGCGAAGCTCGCGCGGAAGCGTTCGTCACCATGCTGCCGGAAACCTTATCGATGATTATCGACGGTAGCCACCACAAAGGCGACGTGTTCGCTACCGCCCGTATCGCAGGAATTCAGGCCGCCAAGCGCACCTGGGACCTGATCCCGCTCTGTCATCCGCTGATGCTCAGCAAAGTGGAAGTGAATCTGCAGGCCGAGCCTGAGCATAGCCGCGTGCGTATCGAAACGCTGTGTCGTCTGACCGGGAAAACCGGCGTAGAGATGGAAGCGTTAACGGCGGCGTCGGTGGCGGCGCTGACGATTTACGATATGTGCAAAGCGGTGCAAAAAGATATGGTCATTGGCCCGGTGCGCCTGCTGGCGAAAAGCGGCGGCAAATCGGGCGATTTCAGGGTGGATAGCGATGATTAA
- the moaE gene encoding molybdopterin synthase catalytic subunit MoaE, translating to MSETRIRVGHETFNVGDEYVWLAERDEDGAVVTFTGKVRNHNLGDSVKALTLEHYPGMTEKALAEIVEEARGRWPLGRVTVIHRIGELWPGDEIVFVGVTSAHRSSGFEATEFIMDYLKTRAPFWKREATPEGDRWVEARDSDKQAAGRWHSA from the coding sequence ATGAGCGAAACGCGCATTCGCGTCGGTCACGAGACGTTTAACGTGGGTGACGAATATGTCTGGCTTGCCGAGCGCGATGAAGATGGTGCGGTGGTCACGTTTACCGGCAAAGTTCGAAACCACAACCTTGGCGACAGCGTAAAAGCGCTGACCCTGGAGCACTATCCGGGCATGACCGAAAAAGCGCTGGCGGAAATCGTCGAAGAAGCGCGAGGCCGCTGGCCGCTGGGCCGCGTCACGGTCATTCACCGCATAGGCGAACTGTGGCCGGGAGACGAAATTGTCTTTGTAGGCGTCACCAGCGCGCACCGCAGCAGCGGTTTTGAAGCCACCGAGTTCATCATGGACTATCTGAAAACGCGTGCGCCGTTCTGGAAACGTGAAGCCACACCAGAAGGCGACCGTTGGGTAGAAGCCCGCGACAGCGATAAGCAAGCGGCAGGGCGCTGGCATAGCGCCTGA
- the moaD gene encoding molybdopterin synthase sulfur carrier subunit, whose protein sequence is MIKVLFFAQVRELVGTDALQLPAEFATVEAIRQHLAAQEGRWALALEEGKLLAAVNQTLVSFDTPVADGDEVAFFPPVTGG, encoded by the coding sequence ATGATTAAAGTTCTGTTTTTTGCGCAGGTTCGCGAACTGGTGGGCACGGACGCGTTACAACTTCCGGCAGAGTTCGCCACGGTAGAGGCTATTCGTCAGCATCTGGCGGCCCAGGAAGGGCGCTGGGCGCTGGCGCTGGAAGAGGGCAAACTGCTGGCGGCGGTCAACCAGACGCTGGTCAGTTTTGATACGCCGGTTGCCGATGGCGATGAAGTGGCGTTTTTCCCACCGGTAACGGGAGGTTGA